The Antennarius striatus isolate MH-2024 chromosome 8, ASM4005453v1, whole genome shotgun sequence nucleotide sequence GGGCAGAAAGCGGCTTTGCGTGAGCCGCTCAGCGGCTTGACGGGCGGCTCCAGGCCGCCGTCTCGCCGCCGCTCGGCGGCCTGCCGGCGTCAGCGCGCCACGGCTCCCCCCGGGGAGCATCCATCCGGCCCGCGGGGCTCCGGTGCTCCGGGCTGGGTTACGTAACGAGCAGAGGTCACGGAGTACCGGTCGGTGATGCGACCGGATCTCGGCCGCCTGGCGggctcagcccccccccccggttcgTTACCGACACCGTTTAACGGGCCGCCGTGACGGGCGGGGGCCGGGCTGCAGGTGCAGCAGGGCCGCCGCTCCATCCAGGTGGCACCTGGGACGGTTCCGGTTCTGGTTTAGGATTTAGAAATTCAGCTGCTGGAGATAATGATCAGCAATCTATAATCAGGGATCAATAATCAGGGATCAATAATTAGCCTTATTTCCTGTTTGATTTGTGACCCGAGGTCCAGAAAATGATCCGGTTCCGGTTCTGAACCGTCCTTCAGATTTAAGCAAGTGCTAACGGAGCTAACTAGTGCTAATGGAGCTAACTAATGCTGCTAACTCGTCCTGCTAATTGAGCTAACTGGTGATAATGGAGCTAACTCGTGCTGCTAATGGAGCTAACTAATGCTGCTAATGGAGCTAACTTGTGCTGTTAATGGAGCTAACTGGTGCTAATGGAGCTAACTCGTGCTGCTAATGGAGCTAACTTATGCTGCTAATGGAGCTAGCTGGTGCTAATGGAGCTAACTAATGCTGCTAATGGAGCTAACTTGTGCTGCTAATGGAGCTAGCTGGTGCTAATGGAGCTAACTAATGCTGCTAATGGAGCTAACTTGTGCTGCTAATGGAGCTAGCTGGTGCTAATGGAGCTAACCCGTGCTGCTAATGGAACAAACTAGTGCTTTTAGGCTGCCACGCCCCCTTCATGACCAGGTGGGGCGTGGCTTCAGGAACTGACTCTGGACCGTCCCtgtggggggggttcaggaaaGGGGGGCATCTGCAGCCCAGAGATAAACTgccagtgggcggagccaggtgTCAGCTGACAGATGGGTGACGGCAGCCTGACAAGACGCCCGAAAGTCTGCCGGACTGGGTGTGGTTCCTGGTTCCTGACCTGGGTCTGGAAGCCGTTGAAGCCCGGGTCAGGAACCAGACTAAAACCAGACCcgggtctggttccagtctggtTCCAGACCCGGGTCTGGTTCCTTGTGGGTCTGGGGTCTTATCAGCTGACTGCAGGCCTGAATGGGGCGACCCGGGGAGACTCTCGCTCTGTGACGTCATGCTGGTCTGAAAAGCGAGACGCGTTCTGGTGGGACCGCCCCCTGCAGGCCGGAGGAGGACCGGCTAGCGGTTAGCGGTTAGCAGCACACGGAGGTTTACCTGTCCAGCGGGTCCAGGGTCGTGTTTCTGGTCCAGGTGGAACCAGAGTCGGTTTAAGAGCTGGTTCAAATAGTCTGGACCGGGTTTGGAGGCGGGGTCTGTCTGGAGGCGTGGCCATGTCTGCAGGTGGAGACGAGATGAGTCATGCTGCTGCACCATGACAACGGGGGGGTGCGGGGTCGCTGAGCTGGTGGAACGCTCCACACGctgctcctgattggtgcagctGCAGTCGGTTTGTCCTGATGGGgacgcatcacttcctgttcctttaGGTCACATGTATCAAACTCAAGgctcgggggccaaatgtggccccccacatcatttaatgtggctcTCAGAGcatcaaaggtcagagtgtctaaaataaatagttcaatagtgtgctttgaccaaaactacatttcccacaatgcagtatttcagcccattttaactctgactaaacgtagtgaacaaagttaacgtcctaacttgtgtctgatgttatttttctttattgattgatagtttgatccttgattgatggagttctgtgggtttaataacctgacaaatgaaaaggatttatgttagaacagagaaacaaacaaacatgttttttctgtctaactgtaatgtttggaactagaatcagtcagaaattcacttatttaacattaaggagtagttacatttagttacattacactgagttacatttagttacatttattagttacattaaggagtagttacatttagttacattacactgagttacatttagttacatttattagttacattaaggagtagttacatttagttacattacactgagttacatttagttacatttattagttacattaaggagtagttacatttagttacattacactgagttacatttagttacatttattagttacattaaggagtagttacatttagttacattacactgagttacatttagttacatttattagttacattaaggagtagttacatttagttacattacactgagttacatttagttacatttattagttacattaaggagtagttacatttagttacattacactgagttacatttagttacatttattagttacattaaggagtagttacatttagttacattacactgagttacatttagttacatttattagttacattaaggagtagttacatttagttacattacactgagttacatttagttacatttatgagttacattaaggagtagttacatttagttacattacactgagttacatttagttacatttattagttacattaaggagtagttacatttagttacattacactgagttacatttagttacatttattagttacattaaggagtagttacatttagttacattacactgagttacatttagttacatttattagttacattaaggagtacagtggtacctctacttacggatgtctctacttacgaaatttctcagcaggaaaataaaaaaagaaatttcgacttacgtaatgtaaaaacacagtttgggctgatactcgcagctcccacaggttcctgaacgcaacattctcatagctgctctgccattggctattacctagcatcctggcatcccattggctcagagggacctctgtgtggagctacaTAGGTGTCtgtgcagcgtcctcgtcattcagccctcgacccatgaggtgttctgatagttttacataaatatattaacttttagagtattcactatggaccccaagaaagtgacggagaaaagaggaaaagaaaagaccaagaaaagagtttttttgtccgtacaaacaaatcaagagatgatagaaaagcctgaaaaagggatgcgtttggttgatctcaccaaagaatatggccgtaatgcatctacaatcaccacgttattaaaacaagaggaagtttaaggagtttaaggcatcgcatgggtggttggagaagttcagaaggaggactggaattcactctgttgttcatgggggggcaagagggcatgaaccaaagagggcaaaaaacaatgaggacagcagttaaaaggtaaatgaccatcattatttttctttagtcttatacacaactctcatttattgtgtaataatccaatcgtaacatgtatttgttacatgttttgctgcatttttatgctttataaaacatgtctgaatttttggggggcatttacatggaaaacgcgtcttacgaaatttcttccagaaccaattaatttcgtacgtagaggtaccgctgtagttacatttatgttacatgtagttacatttattagttctggtcctttgaggacagttatgctgatgatatgaCCCCCGGTTTGACCCCCCCAATGTTGACTCCCATCCTACCGGTTAGCTAGCATCCCAGACATCCTACTGGTGTTGTACTGGTTTATTCAGTGGTTCTACTGGTTTATTCAGTGGTTCTACTGGTTTATTCAGTGGTTCTACTGGTTTACTGGTGGTTCTACTGGTTTATTCAGTGGTTCTACTGGTTTTAACTCTCGGTCTGGTTCTGGACAGGTTGACTCGCCTCTTTGTCCcgtcctgtgatgtcatgatgacatcatcatccagcCGTCGCTGCAGCGTTGTGTCAGATGTTCACTGAGGCAGGAAACTGGGTCAGACACTGCTGTCAgggttaccatagcaacaggctgcaaaggcatgctgggaaacgtAGTGAGCTCAGAGGTCTGTCAGCTGTCAGAGATCATCACTCTCTGACCCAAATCCTTCCCAACATGCACTGCAGCCAGTAGAGGGTCACTCCAGCCTTCTCCTTTGGGGCggggctgggggcggggctggggtggggtgggtggtcATCTTCCATCCTGTTGTCTGGTTGGTGGTTCGTTCCGGGCTGAACCCTGTTCTCTCATTGGTTCCCTGGACACTGATGGTGTCATCGgtcagaggttaaaggtcaccgCTCTAACCCTCCGTCTCCTCTCAGGTACTCTGCCGGGATGCGGCAGTGAGCAAACTCTCATCACTGACCGTTACCATGGCGATTTACGGAGGTGGTCCCGCGTGCGGCGGCCAGCACAATTGCTCCGCCCACAGCGAGTCCAAAGCCTACTGCTACTCCGCCCGCATCCGCAGCACCGTGCTGCAGGGCCTGCCCTTTGGGGGCGTGCCCACTGTCCTCGCCTTGGACTTCATGTGCTTCCTGGTGAGTCGCCGCCCCATAAACAGGGACACGCCCACCTGCAGACGACCTCCGACCTCACGGACCGCTAACAGGAAGTCTTCTCCCTCAGGTGCTGCTCTTCGTCTTCTCCATCCTGAGGAAGGTGGCGTGGGACTATGGCCGCCTGGCGCTGGTCACCGATGCCGACAGGTAAACCAGCCGCTGATGtcatgggggcggggcctcagcaGGAAGTCACAAACGCTCCCGACTCAATAAAATCCCTGCTGATTTGAAAGAGTCCTCCTGCATACGGCGTGACGATTGGTCGGCCAaacagacacgcccacaggtGTGGGAGGAGATCAGATCGCTGACCTGGAGGGAGCGCCGGTCAGATAATAAACATGACTGatgaggccacgcccccacagCTCGGTGGGCGTGGTCTCATTGATGTtgattttctgtctcttttatcCTGAAGCCTGGTGAAGCGTTTCCGTGGCGATAAGGAGCGTGAATAGTACGTTGCTGTTTCCTCCATGTTTGCTAACACCCGCCTCCTCCTCGGCCACGCCCATTAACAGGgttctgctctctgattggtttgcttgtgtgtatgGGAGGTGATTCATGTCGGACGTCTTCAGGCTTGTTAGCGGCTCACAAGCTAACTAGCTTAAACGTCAGCTAAGCTCCAGGCCCCCTGGGGCCGGTTGCCGTGACGATATCCATGTTTCCGCAGCGTCGATCACCCCCCATACGTGTGTGTTGGGCTAACAtgatgctaactgctaacctGTGTTCCTTCCTAACGTTAACCAGCCGACGGCGAGACAGAGATAACTATGAACCAGTGAAGAGGTAAACCTGTCGCTAGCTAGCTTGTTGGCTAGCGTGTTGGCTAGGGTGTTGGCTAGCGTGTTGGCTAGCCTCAGACAGAACCGGACcacaggttctggttctgtctgAGGGGGTTTAGAGCTGTGAACTGTTTGGTTTTGTGAACATGTGTTACTTCCTGTTAGCGTCTGTCGTGAGTCCGTTGGGAGGTCGGAGCAGCTAGCAGCTACGTGCTAGCAGCTTCATGCTAGCAGCTACGTGCTAGCAGCTACGTGCTGGCAGCTACGTGCTGACATGGTAACGGCTGTGTGTGTCCCCAGCGTGGCGTCTGCGATGCATTCGGAGACGCCGGACCGGTACGAGCGTCTGACGTCGGTCTCCAGCTCAGTGGACTTCGACCAGCGGGACAACGTAcgaccttcctcctcctcttcctcgctatGCTAGCATGTAGCcgcgcgttctgattggtctgtttcTCACTGCAGGGTTTCTGCTCCTGGCTGACGGCCATCTTCAGGATCAAGTGAGTCTGACAGCGCCACCAGCTGGTCCACTGCAGCTTTGCCAGTGCTAGCTGCTAGCGGCTAGCGCGTCATCTGACTATTAGCATTTACGCTTCACATTCCTGCCCAGCTGGGATTCATGAATAATGCATCCTCAGCGCTGACCtgctgactcctccccctctgctgactcctcctcctcttctgactCCTCCCCCACTGCTGGCTCCTCCTCTGCTGGCTCCTCCCCATCCTGCAGGGACGAGGAGATCAGGGAGAAGTGTGGCGAGGACGCCGTCCACTACCTGTCGTTCCAGCGCCACATCATCGGCCTGCTGGTCGTCGTCGGCGTCCTCTCCGTCGGGATCGTCCTGCCCGTCAACTTCTCTGGAGACCTGCTGGGTGAGAACCAATCAGCAGCCACAGCCACGCCCACCAATCAGCAGCCAGAACCACACGGCTCAAGCCCAAAACCAGGAAGTGTCTGAACAACACAGGAAAGAGTTAGaaaccagcagctcctcctgtaGCTAGCTACAGCTAGCAGGTAGGCTAGCTACAGCTAGTCAACCTCACCAATACAATTCAATGTTTAAAGTCAGCTATATTAGCATGTTCTAACTTAGCAAGATTAGCTTGTTTTAACTTAGCGTGGTTAGCACAGACGCTGGTTTATATTCTAAATGAAACCGAACAGGAACCAGATGTACATGTCCGCCAGACTAACTGGTCCAGTGTGTGGACCCCTGGTCCTGGTCTCAGGTCCTGGTCTCAGGTCCTGGTCTCAGGTCCTGGTCTCAGGTCCTGGTCTCAGGTCCTGGTTTGTCTGGTTGTTCCAGTCAGGATCATCAGTGCTGATGCTTTTCTGAGCCAAGGAGCTCCAGGACCTCCATCCAGAGAAGGTAACAGTAGGTCTGTGGTGTAGGTCTGTAGTCTGGTGTAGATCTGTgatgtgggtctgtaggtctgtgatGTAGGTCTGTGATGTAGGTCTGTAGGTCTGATGTAGGATGTTGGTCTGGTGTAGGTCTGTAATGTCTGGTGTAGGTCTGTGATGCAGGTCTGTAGGGCTGTGATGTACGTCTGTGGTGTAGGTCTGTGATgtaggtctgtaggtctgtgatGTAGGTCTGTAGATCTTTTGTAGGTCTGTGATGTAGGTCTGTGGTGTAGGTCTGTAGGTCTTTTGTAGGTCTGTGATGTAGGTCTGTGGTgtaggtctgtaggtctgtgatgtaggtctgtaggtctgtgatGTAGGTCCGTAGGTCTGTGGTGTAGGTCTGTGGTGTAGGTGTGTTATGTAGGTCTGTAGGTCTGGTGTAGGTCTGTGATGTAGGTCTGTGGTGTGGGTCTGTGACATGGGAATCCTAGGGGCGGGGCCAAACGTGAAGTATGACTGTGATTGGACGGTGAACAGTGGTGATGTTATGTCAGGGTCATCACCGCGGTAACACCCAGAAGCTTTGACCTTTTCGTGGTTGAGACTCTCCGGACGCTggtggacttcctgttgggtgtctgtcagAGGGCGGTCCTGGTCTGACCCCAACCACCTGTGGACCCCTCCCACCTCAAGGCTTCTGCTCATTAATTCAAAGAAAGTCATCATGCTAACTGATGCTAACTGATGCTAACGTTTCTTCCAGAAAACAACGCTTACAGCTTCGGCCGCACGACGATAGCCAACCTCAAGTCTGGGTGAGTCCAGAGCACACctgttagcctagcctagcctagcacAGCGCCAAGGTTAGCCTAGCTTAGAGGGGGTGTTAGTGGGCGTGTCTGACTGGTGGGCGTGTCTCTCAGGACCAACCTGCTGTGGCTCCACACCACCTTCGCCTTCATGTACCTCCTGCTGACCGTCTACAGCATGAGGAGACACACCTCCAAGATGCACTACAAGGAGGACGACCTGGTaggactaacacacacacacacacacacacacacacacacacacacacacacacacacacacacgcatgctcCAGAGCTGGGGTGGGGTTAACTGATTGTGGATGTGCTTGATCAGGTGGTATTGATGACCTTCTGGTCAGTATTGATCAGGACTGATCTGTGATCAGCTGACGGGTTAATCCCAGTTCTTTGTCTTGCAGGTGAAACGAACTTTGTTCATCAACGGCGTCTCAAAGTACGCCGAGGAGACGCAGATCAAACAGCACTTTGAGTGAgttcatgtgacatcatcacctcactgtctgacatcatcatctctgAGCGCTGCCATTGGTTGATTTCACACTCGTCAGTCGTTGCTCgtcattaatatttaaagtgtttatttttgttgacacCAGACCACCAGACTAGCGCGTGTTAGCTGTCCGCTAAAGTGTCAGCGTAGCTTAGCGTTAGCGTCTGTGTGCTAGCTAACGTGTTGGCGTGCGTCCGCAGGCAGGCGTACGAGAACTGCACGGTCCTGGAGGCTCGGATCTGCTACAACGTGGCCAAGCTGATGGCGCTGAACGCCGAGAGGTGAGCTGGGTGAGGggcaggtgcattgtgggaagtcCGTCAGTCTGAACGTGCGTCTCCGCGGCGCAGGAAGAAAACGGAGCGCAGCAAGAAGTTCTTCACGGACCTGATGGCGAAGGAGCACGTCCCCACCATGATCAACCCCAAGCCCTGTGGACACCTCTGCTGCTGCGCCATCGCCGGCTGCGAGGAGGTGAGTCAGTGCCGGCTCGCTGCGCCGCCCAGCGATAGCGTGTTAGCATGACTCAGCGTGTTGTGTTGGTGCCGCAGGAGGAGGCGGTGAGCTTCTACACCAAGAGGGAGGCCAAGCTGAAGGAGGAGTACCgcaaggagaaggagaaggtcCACACCAAGCCTCTGGGCATGGCCTTCGTCACCTTCCAGAACGAGGCCATGACCGCCATGTaagctggccccgccccttatttgaccccgccccctctctGCAATGTCCtctgggatcattaaagtgtctgtctgtgtatctCTGAGCCTTATGTGAGTCCTCACATCACGGCTCTGATTTGATTTGTTAAGAAAACCAGTAAAAAATCCCTTTggccctggccccgccccttttCTGACTTTGCCTCTTCTCTGACCCCGCCCCTTTTCTGACCCCGCCCCTCTCCCTGCAGCATCCTGAAGGACTTCAACGCCTGCCAGGTGCAGGGCTGCCGCTGCCGGCTGGAGCCGCGCTCGTCTCAGGTCAGCGAGGCGCTGCACGTCCACAGCTGGAGCGTCTCCTACGCCCCCGACCCCCAGAACGTCCGCTGGTAGGTCGGCACGGCACGGCACGGCACGGCCCCGCCCCCGACCCCGACCCGCCTCACCACCCGCTCTGCCCCCACAGGGAGCACCTGTCGCTGGGCGGAGTCTCCTGGTGGATCCGCTGCTTCATCATCAACTGcatcctgttcctgctgctcttcttcctcaccacGCCAGCCATCATCATCTCCACCATGGACAAGTTCAACGTCACCAAGCCCGTGGAGTACCTGAATGTAAGCGGGGGCGGGGGCACAGGCGTATCATGGGGCGGGGCCGATCTGacgcttctgattggttgtccCCGGACAGAACCCCATCGTGACGCAGTTCTTCCCCACGCTGCTGCTGTGGGCCTTCTCCGCCCTGCTGCCCACCATCGTCTACTACTCCGCCTTCTTCGAGGCCCACTGGACCCggtaggccccgcccctccgtaaacctccccccgcccccctccgcTGATCCGGTTTGTCTCTGCAGGTCTGGGGAGAACCGGACCACCATGCACAAGTGCTACACCTTCCTGATCTTCATGGTTCTGCTGCTGCCGTCGCTCGGGCTCAGCAGGTAAGCCCCGCCCCGGCGGCCTCCgaccccctgacccccccgacccccctgACCCTGTCCCTGTCTCCAGCCTGGATGTCTTCTTCCGGTGGCTGTTCGATAAGAAGTTCCTGGCCGATGCCACGGTGCGCTTTGAGTGAGTGCCGCgtcagtgggggggggcgtgttctgattggctgaggtgaCAGGTGGGCTGCGTCCCCTCCAGGTGCGTCTTCCTGCCGGACAACGGGGCGTTCTTCGTGAACTACGTGATCGCCTCGGCGTTCATCGGGAACGCCATGGACCTGCTGCGCATCCCGGGGCTGCTGATGTACATGATACGCCTGTGCCTCGCCCGCTCCGCCGCCGACCGCCGCAACGTCAAGAGGGTAAGGGGGCCTCCGGCTGGGGCGGGGAGGGCCACGCCCCCAGCTTGACGCCAGCTTCCTGTCTTTGCAGCACCAGGCCTACGAGTTCCAGTTCGGGGCGGCCTACGCCTGGATGATGAACGTCTTCACCGTGGTGATGGCCTACAGCATCACCTGCCCCATCATCGTGCCCTTCGGTGAGTACCACCAGTGgagaaccagtaccaccagtggagaaccagtaccaccagtggagaaccagtaccaccagtagaGAACCAATACCaccagtagagaaccagtaccaccagtggagaaccagtaccaccagtaccaccagtagagaaccagtaccaccagtggagaaccagtaccaccagtagagaaccagtaccaccagtaccaccagtggag carries:
- the LOC137599628 gene encoding CSC1-like protein 2 isoform X5, whose translation is MAIYGGGPACGGQHNCSAHSESKAYCYSARIRSTVLQGLPFGGVPTVLALDFMCFLVLLFVFSILRKVAWDYGRLALVTDADSLVKRFRGDKEREYVASAMHSETPDRYERLTSVSSSVDFDQRDNGFCSWLTAIFRIKDEEIREKCGEDAVHYLSFQRHIIGLLVVVGVLSVGIVLPVNFSGDLLENNAYSFGRTTIANLKSGTNLLWLHTTFAFMYLLLTVYSMRRHTSKMHYKEDDLVKRTLFINGVSKYAEETQIKQHFEQAYENCTVLEARICYNVAKLMALNAERKKTERSKKFFTDLMAKEHVPTMINPKPCGHLCCCAIAGCEEEEAVSFYTKREAKLKEEYRKEKEKVHTKPLGMAFVTFQNEAMTAIILKDFNACQVQGCRCRLEPRSSQVSEALHVHSWSVSYAPDPQNVRWEHLSLGGVSWWIRCFIINCILFLLLFFLTTPAIIISTMDKFNVTKPVEYLNNPIVTQFFPTLLLWAFSALLPTIVYYSAFFEAHWTRSGENRTTMHKCYTFLIFMVLLLPSLGLSSLDVFFRWLFDKKFLADATVRFECVFLPDNGAFFVNYVIASAFIGNAMDLLRIPGLLMYMIRLCLARSAADRRNVKRHQAYEFQFGAAYAWMMNVFTVVMAYSITCPIIVPFGLMYMLLKHLVDRYNMYYAYLPSKLDKKIHSGAVTQVVAAPILCLFWLLFFSTVRTGFETPTSMFTLVVLVVTIVVCLSHVCFGHFKYLSAHNYKIDTKDSDADAVENGRPSRASSSPPSKSQQQMYIAQVLQDPNSDEPGGGGGGEEDRGSSQDDDMLNGGSGINEADFQSGEDSLIANEVHQ
- the LOC137599628 gene encoding CSC1-like protein 2 isoform X4, translated to MWTQHDRYRPTPPEPRDVTGVNNTRQKQRDAETNNLPAARRVLCRDAAVSKLSSLTVTMAIYGGGPACGGQHNCSAHSESKAYCYSARIRSTVLQGLPFGGVPTVLALDFMCFLVLLFVFSILRKVAWDYGRLALVTDADSVASAMHSETPDRYERLTSVSSSVDFDQRDNGFCSWLTAIFRIKDEEIREKCGEDAVHYLSFQRHIIGLLVVVGVLSVGIVLPVNFSGDLLENNAYSFGRTTIANLKSGTNLLWLHTTFAFMYLLLTVYSMRRHTSKMHYKEDDLVKRTLFINGVSKYAEETQIKQHFEQAYENCTVLEARICYNVAKLMALNAERKKTERSKKFFTDLMAKEHVPTMINPKPCGHLCCCAIAGCEEEEAVSFYTKREAKLKEEYRKEKEKVHTKPLGMAFVTFQNEAMTAIILKDFNACQVQGCRCRLEPRSSQVSEALHVHSWSVSYAPDPQNVRWEHLSLGGVSWWIRCFIINCILFLLLFFLTTPAIIISTMDKFNVTKPVEYLNNPIVTQFFPTLLLWAFSALLPTIVYYSAFFEAHWTRSGENRTTMHKCYTFLIFMVLLLPSLGLSSLDVFFRWLFDKKFLADATVRFECVFLPDNGAFFVNYVIASAFIGNAMDLLRIPGLLMYMIRLCLARSAADRRNVKRHQAYEFQFGAAYAWMMNVFTVVMAYSITCPIIVPFGLMYMLLKHLVDRYNMYYAYLPSKLDKKIHSGAVTQVVAAPILCLFWLLFFSTVRTGFETPTSMFTLVVLVVTIVVCLSHVCFGHFKYLSAHNYKIDTKDSDADAVENGRPSRASSSPPSKSQQQMYIAQVLQDPNSDEPGGGGGGEEDRGSSQDDDMLNGGSGINEADFQSGEDSLIANEVHQ
- the LOC137599628 gene encoding CSC1-like protein 2 isoform X1, which gives rise to MWTQHDRYRPTPPEPRDVTGVNNTRQKQRDAETNNLPAARRVLCRDAAVSKLSSLTVTMAIYGGGPACGGQHNCSAHSESKAYCYSARIRSTVLQGLPFGGVPTVLALDFMCFLVLLFVFSILRKVAWDYGRLALVTDADSLVKRFRGDKEREYVASAMHSETPDRYERLTSVSSSVDFDQRDNGFCSWLTAIFRIKDEEIREKCGEDAVHYLSFQRHIIGLLVVVGVLSVGIVLPVNFSGDLLENNAYSFGRTTIANLKSGTNLLWLHTTFAFMYLLLTVYSMRRHTSKMHYKEDDLVKRTLFINGVSKYAEETQIKQHFEQAYENCTVLEARICYNVAKLMALNAERKKTERSKKFFTDLMAKEHVPTMINPKPCGHLCCCAIAGCEEEEAVSFYTKREAKLKEEYRKEKEKVHTKPLGMAFVTFQNEAMTAIILKDFNACQVQGCRCRLEPRSSQVSEALHVHSWSVSYAPDPQNVRWEHLSLGGVSWWIRCFIINCILFLLLFFLTTPAIIISTMDKFNVTKPVEYLNNPIVTQFFPTLLLWAFSALLPTIVYYSAFFEAHWTRSGENRTTMHKCYTFLIFMVLLLPSLGLSSLDVFFRWLFDKKFLADATVRFECVFLPDNGAFFVNYVIASAFIGNAMDLLRIPGLLMYMIRLCLARSAADRRNVKRHQAYEFQFGAAYAWMMNVFTVVMAYSITCPIIVPFGLMYMLLKHLVDRYNMYYAYLPSKLDKKIHSGAVTQVVAAPILCLFWLLFFSTVRTGFETPTSMFTLVVLVVTIVVCLSHVCFGHFKYLSAHNYKIDTKDSDADAVENGRPSRASSSPPSKSQQQMYIAQVLQDPNSDEPGGGGGGEEDRGSSQDDDMLNGGSGINEADFQSGEDSLIANEVHQ
- the LOC137599628 gene encoding CSC1-like protein 2 isoform X3, with the protein product MWTQHDRYRPTPPEPRDVTGVNNTRQKQRDAETNNLPAARRVLCRDAAVSKLSSLTVTMAIYGGGPACGGQHNCSAHSESKAYCYSARIRSTVLQGLPFGGVPTVLALDFMCFLVLLFVFSILRKVAWDYGRLALVTDADSLVKRFRGDKEREYVASAMHSETPDRYERLTSVSSSVDFDQRDNGFCSWLTAIFRIKDEEIREKCGEDAVHYLSFQRHIIGLLVVVGVLSVGIVLPVNFSGDLLENNAYSFGRTTIANLKSGTNLLWLHTTFAFMYLLLTVYSMRRHTSKMHYKEDDLVKRTLFINGVSKYAEETQIKQHFEQAYENCTVLEARICYNVAKLMALNAERKKTERSKKFFTDLMAKEHVPTMINPKPCGHLCCCAIAGCEEEEAVSFYTKREAKLKEEYRKEKEKVHTKPLGMAFVTFQNEAMTAIILKDFNACQVQGCRCRLEPRSSQVSEALHVHSWSVSYAPDPQNVRWEHLSLGGVSWWIRCFIINCILFLLLFFLTTPAIIISTMDKFNVTKPVEYLNNPIVTQFFPTLLLWAFSALLPTIVYYSAFFEAHWTRSGENRTTMHKCYTFLIFMVLLLPSLGLSSLDVFFRWLFDKKFLADATVRFECVFLPDNGAFFVNYVIASAFIGNAMDLLRIPGLLMYMIRLCLARSAADRRNVKRHQAYEFQFGAAYAWMMNVFTVVMAYSITCPIIVPFGLMYMLLKHLVDRYNMYYAYLPSKLDKKIHSGAVTQVVAAPILCLFWLLFFSTVRTGFETPTSMFTLVVLVVTIVVCLSHVCFGHFKYLSAHNYKIDTKDSDADAVENGRPSRASSSPPSKSQQMYIAQVLQDPNSDEPGGGGGGEEDRGSSQDDDMLNGGSGINEADFQSGEDSLIANEVHQ
- the LOC137599628 gene encoding CSC1-like protein 2 isoform X2, producing the protein MWTQHDRYRPTPPEPRDVTGVNNTRQKQRDAETNNLPAARRVLCRDAAVSKLSSLTVTMAIYGGGPACGGQHNCSAHSESKAYCYSARIRSTVLQGLPFGGVPTVLALDFMCFLVLLFVFSILRKVAWDYGRLALVTDADSRRRDRDNYEPVKSVASAMHSETPDRYERLTSVSSSVDFDQRDNGFCSWLTAIFRIKDEEIREKCGEDAVHYLSFQRHIIGLLVVVGVLSVGIVLPVNFSGDLLENNAYSFGRTTIANLKSGTNLLWLHTTFAFMYLLLTVYSMRRHTSKMHYKEDDLVKRTLFINGVSKYAEETQIKQHFEQAYENCTVLEARICYNVAKLMALNAERKKTERSKKFFTDLMAKEHVPTMINPKPCGHLCCCAIAGCEEEEAVSFYTKREAKLKEEYRKEKEKVHTKPLGMAFVTFQNEAMTAIILKDFNACQVQGCRCRLEPRSSQVSEALHVHSWSVSYAPDPQNVRWEHLSLGGVSWWIRCFIINCILFLLLFFLTTPAIIISTMDKFNVTKPVEYLNNPIVTQFFPTLLLWAFSALLPTIVYYSAFFEAHWTRSGENRTTMHKCYTFLIFMVLLLPSLGLSSLDVFFRWLFDKKFLADATVRFECVFLPDNGAFFVNYVIASAFIGNAMDLLRIPGLLMYMIRLCLARSAADRRNVKRHQAYEFQFGAAYAWMMNVFTVVMAYSITCPIIVPFGLMYMLLKHLVDRYNMYYAYLPSKLDKKIHSGAVTQVVAAPILCLFWLLFFSTVRTGFETPTSMFTLVVLVVTIVVCLSHVCFGHFKYLSAHNYKIDTKDSDADAVENGRPSRASSSPPSKSQQQMYIAQVLQDPNSDEPGGGGGGEEDRGSSQDDDMLNGGSGINEADFQSGEDSLIANEVHQ